A portion of the Haemorhous mexicanus isolate bHaeMex1 chromosome 3, bHaeMex1.pri, whole genome shotgun sequence genome contains these proteins:
- the SERINC1 gene encoding serine incorporator 1, producing MGSVLGLCSMASWIPCLCGSAPCLLCRCCPSGNNSTITRLIYAFFLLLGVSVACVMLIPGMEEQLKKIPGFCDGGLGTSIPGVQGHVNCDVLVGYKAVYRVCFGMAMFFLLFSLLMIKVKSSNDPRAAVHNGFWFFKFATALAISVGAFFIPEGPFTTVWFYVGMAGAFCFILIQLVLLIDFAHSWNESWVEKMEEGNSRCWYAALLSATAVNYLLSLVAIVLFYVYYTHPEGCSENKTFISVNMLLCIGASVMSILPRIQESQPRSGLLQSSVITIYTMYLTWSAMTNEPDRRCNPSLLSIIGYNSTTIPTQGQVVQWWDAQGIVGLVLFLLCVLYSSIRTSNNSQVNKLMLTSDESTLIEDGMPRSDGSLDDGDDVHRAIDNERDGVTYSYSFFHFMLFLASLYIMMTLTNWYSPDSSYETMTSKWPSVWVKISSSWIGIVLYVWTLVAPLVLTNRDFD from the exons ATACCATGCTTGTGTGGAAGTGCCCCCTGCCTGCTTTGCCGATGCTGCCCCAGTGGAAACAACTCCACCATAACTCGGCTGATTTATGCCTTCTTTTTACTTCTTGGCGTGAGCGTTGCCTGTGTGATGCTAATACCAGGCATGGAAGAGCAGCTGAAGAAG ATTCCTGGATTTTGTGATGGAGGGTTAGGAACAAGTATTCCTGGTGTGCAGGGCCATGTGAACTGTGATGTCCTGGTTGGCTACAAGGCCGTGTACCGCGTGTGCTTTGGCATGGCCatgttcttccttctcttctccttgcTGATGATCAAAGTGAAGAGCAGCAATGACCCCAGAGCAGCGGTGCACAATGG ATTCTGGTTCTTTAAATTTGCGACGGCACTTGCAATTAGTGTTGGAGCTTTCTTCATCCCAGAGGGACCATTTACAACTG TGTGGTTTTATGTAGGTATGGCTGGAGCATTCTGCTTTATTCTTATTCAGCTGGTCTTGCTTATTGACTTTGCCCATTCCTGGAATGAATCTTGGGTTGAAAAAATGGAGGAAGGAAACTCAAGATGCTGGTATGCAG ctctgctctcagctacAGCTGTCAACTATCTGCTGTCTCTAGTAGCTATTGTCTTGTTTTATGTTTATTACACTCATCCAGAAGGTTGTTCTGAAAACAAGACATTCATCAGTGTTAATATGCTCCTGTGCATTGGTGCTTCTGTAATGTCAATTCTGCCAAGGATTCAG GAATCTCAGCCAAGATCTGGTTTGCTGCAGTCTTCGGTGATCACAATTTACACAATGTATTTGACTTGGTCAGCCATGACCAATGAGCCAG ACAGGCGCTGTAACCCCAGTCTGCTGAGTATCATTGGTTACAACAGCACCACCATTCCAACCCAAGGTCAGGTAGTGCAGTGGTGGGATGCACAAGGGATTGTAggactggttttgtttcttctgtgtgtTCTTTATTCAAG CATTCGGACATCTAACAACAGCCAAGTTAACAAGCTGATGCTGACCAGTGATGAATCAACACTGATAGAGGATGGAATGCCCAGGAGTGATGGCTCCCTTGATGATGGGGATGATGTTCACCGAGCTATAGATAATGAGAGGGACGGAGTTACTTACAGTTACTCCTTCTTCCACTTCATGCTTTTCCTGGCATCACTATATATCATGATGACACTTACCAACTGGTACAG TCCGGATTCTTCTTATGAGACAATGACTAGCAAGTGGCCGTCTGTGTGGGTGAAGATCTCTTCCAGCTGGATTGGCATTGTGCTGTACGTGTGGACTCTGGTGGCCCCGCTGGTTCTCACCAACCGTGACTTcgactga